One part of the Tindallia californiensis genome encodes these proteins:
- a CDS encoding RNA-binding S4 domain-containing protein: MRLDKYLKNARIIKRRTIAKEACDKGLVTINGRDAKAGTEVQPGDHLTIAISQPPLHIQVLKVAEHVKKEEAESLYQMTPSPTSADS, encoded by the coding sequence ATGCGACTGGATAAATACCTTAAAAATGCTCGGATTATTAAAAGAAGAACCATTGCCAAAGAAGCCTGCGACAAAGGCCTTGTTACCATCAATGGGCGGGATGCCAAAGCGGGCACAGAAGTTCAGCCGGGAGATCATCTAACCATTGCCATCAGTCAGCCTCCTTTACATATACAAGTGCTGAAGGTGGCAGAACATGTAAAAAAGGAAGAAGCCGAAAGCCTTTATCAGATGACGCCTTCTCCTACATCCGCTGATTCTTAA
- a CDS encoding methyl-accepting chemotaxis protein has product MKKTQKLQEHRATRSIRRRLTVLPLVIVLIAVLVIGMVSAAGTRDSMLDQMRDDGLEVASQAARQLELATTSIETITHTVENTIRQVSNTVVLYQDEISNEMLTDLANAMNVDELNYYDNNGLILYSNDPANLGWQAPSDHPAAAFASGSERELMEEIRESAVTDDYYKYGYVRSPRGGFVQAGVLANNINEMTEEFGHQNLVEILAAEDNIVFALFIDLNQRAVAHSHHERIGIELTDEGSQVAAVEGNPFTSEYFFDTEGVDVYDVAYPVFVDGQHIGAINIGFSMERVAGAIRQNTITVATTGIVAFVILGVILLSISRHIMTSISKTKEQLATIGRGDFTVETDPKLLKMKDEFGEMAHAIENMRLSIKEMVSNIAGHSEQVASSSEELSATSQQSSSAAEEVGRTIEEIANGATNQAGSTQEGVANITEMGTLIEKDLENVRQLNEATEQVRSLKDQGMTTLGELVKHANTNREASGEVSDIIKNTNESAEKIEEASGMIRSIAEQTNLLALNAAIEAARAGEQGRGFAVVAEEIRKLAEQSSTFTEEIVTVINELIEKTGSAVKTMEMMDKTVESQTNSLEATTQQFDGIAGAIESMQEVIGNINSSAREMDGKKNEIIRVMESLSAISQQNAAGTEEASASVEEQIASVTEISNASEELARLAEEMQLSISHFKI; this is encoded by the coding sequence ATGAAAAAAACGCAAAAGCTTCAAGAACATCGGGCAACCCGTTCCATCCGCAGGCGCTTAACCGTATTACCTCTGGTCATTGTGCTGATAGCTGTGTTGGTGATTGGTATGGTTTCCGCTGCCGGTACCCGGGACAGCATGCTGGACCAAATGAGGGATGATGGATTGGAAGTGGCATCTCAGGCAGCCCGACAACTGGAGCTGGCCACCACCTCAATTGAAACCATTACCCATACCGTTGAAAATACCATTCGACAAGTTTCTAATACAGTGGTATTGTATCAGGACGAAATCAGCAATGAGATGCTGACAGATTTAGCCAACGCCATGAATGTGGATGAGCTAAACTATTACGATAATAATGGATTGATCCTATATTCCAACGATCCGGCCAATCTGGGCTGGCAAGCACCTTCCGATCATCCAGCGGCAGCCTTTGCCTCTGGTAGTGAAAGAGAGTTGATGGAAGAGATTCGGGAAAGTGCCGTCACCGATGACTACTATAAATACGGCTACGTTCGAAGTCCCCGGGGCGGATTTGTACAGGCGGGAGTATTGGCCAATAATATCAATGAAATGACGGAAGAATTTGGACATCAAAATTTAGTAGAGATTTTGGCGGCGGAAGACAACATTGTTTTTGCCCTGTTTATAGATCTGAATCAGAGAGCCGTAGCCCACTCTCATCATGAACGGATTGGGATTGAGCTGACGGATGAAGGTAGTCAAGTGGCAGCCGTGGAAGGAAACCCCTTTACTTCGGAGTACTTCTTTGATACAGAAGGCGTTGATGTCTATGACGTCGCCTATCCTGTATTTGTCGATGGCCAACATATTGGCGCCATTAATATCGGCTTTTCTATGGAAAGGGTAGCCGGAGCCATTCGACAAAACACCATCACCGTTGCAACAACCGGGATAGTTGCGTTTGTGATCCTGGGAGTTATCCTGCTGAGCATTTCCCGACATATTATGACATCCATCAGCAAAACCAAAGAACAACTGGCAACCATTGGCCGTGGTGACTTTACCGTAGAAACCGATCCTAAACTACTGAAGATGAAAGACGAATTTGGAGAAATGGCCCATGCTATTGAAAACATGAGGCTTTCCATTAAAGAGATGGTATCGAATATTGCCGGTCATTCGGAACAGGTGGCATCTTCATCAGAAGAACTCAGTGCTACCAGTCAGCAATCCAGTTCAGCAGCAGAGGAAGTAGGCAGAACCATTGAGGAAATTGCCAATGGAGCAACCAATCAGGCTGGCAGTACCCAGGAAGGAGTCGCCAATATTACTGAAATGGGAACACTGATTGAAAAAGATCTGGAAAACGTCCGCCAGCTCAACGAAGCGACAGAACAGGTGCGAAGCTTAAAAGATCAGGGAATGACAACCCTGGGAGAACTAGTTAAACACGCTAATACCAATCGGGAAGCCTCCGGTGAAGTCAGTGACATCATTAAAAACACCAATGAAAGTGCGGAAAAAATAGAAGAAGCCAGTGGAATGATTCGAAGCATTGCAGAACAAACCAATCTCTTAGCCTTGAATGCAGCGATTGAAGCAGCTCGGGCTGGTGAGCAGGGACGAGGCTTTGCAGTAGTAGCTGAAGAAATCCGAAAACTGGCAGAGCAATCCAGTACCTTTACAGAAGAAATTGTTACCGTCATCAACGAGTTGATTGAAAAAACGGGAAGTGCGGTTAAAACCATGGAAATGATGGATAAAACCGTTGAATCACAGACCAACAGTCTGGAAGCCACTACCCAGCAGTTTGACGGCATTGCAGGAGCCATTGAAAGCATGCAAGAGGTGATTGGTAATATTAATAGTTCTGCCAGAGAAATGGATGGAAAGAAAAATGAAATTATCCGTGTAATGGAAAGCCTTTCAGCCATTTCTCAACAAAATGCAGCGGGTACAGAAGAAGCCTCTGCTTCCGTGGAAGAACAGATTGCTTCAGTGACAGAAATATCCAATGCCAGCGAAGAACTGGCAAGACTAGCAGAAGAAATGCAGTTAAGCATTAGTCATTTCAAAATTTAG
- a CDS encoding copper amine oxidase N-terminal domain-containing protein yields MKKTKKISLMIHLWILTLIMGLMVVPPQEIMAQTHITIVMDGEPLRFTEATGRPFIDENNRTLVPFRITLESFGAQVHWDGQNRIATAYKNGITVQVPIGQPFIMVDGDRVPNDTQAVIAEDGRTYLPIRKVLEAFDALVHWQESSQTIFVASPPPPGSEVFPEEIPPEPIEPALPDEEEDTSISQRLEERLKRRNASEEQEKQRLTAALEENTTLIRDPALFTLYAFMNYTGYEEENNPAGFHPVRKAILKDLKAMDLQLTEPRYYRQKGLPYSKYISALSEMDNRLRYKEPRRIQALLPELAELDQRLQEFSEQADILTLYEKYREEYLQAIAMYHPEMYAFLAQYTQFLRVSPQEVPEFYFVVNLQESYWRGYFLVENYGPLDNASIMVLGPSDQMNHRLLAHEYLHSILTPIHADLAEEIESLSHMMRKVPQGSQARNAVYDTWFTIFDESMIRALDSWFVNTNQEELIRQEVEAGFILTEYFYHRFQEDWEDFHGTLEDFIREMIRDLQ; encoded by the coding sequence ATGAAAAAAACAAAAAAAATATCATTGATGATCCACCTATGGATACTGACTCTGATCATGGGCCTTATGGTGGTTCCACCACAGGAAATCATGGCACAAACACATATTACCATCGTGATGGATGGAGAACCCCTTAGATTTACAGAAGCCACCGGTCGTCCCTTTATTGATGAAAATAACCGGACCTTGGTGCCTTTCCGTATCACCTTGGAAAGCTTTGGGGCGCAGGTTCATTGGGATGGTCAGAACCGCATTGCTACGGCTTATAAAAATGGGATTACCGTTCAGGTGCCCATTGGACAACCCTTTATTATGGTAGATGGAGACCGGGTTCCTAACGATACCCAGGCAGTGATTGCAGAAGATGGCAGAACCTATCTGCCCATTCGAAAAGTGCTGGAAGCTTTTGACGCCTTGGTTCACTGGCAGGAAAGCAGTCAAACCATTTTTGTGGCCAGTCCGCCGCCTCCGGGTTCAGAAGTCTTTCCGGAAGAAATTCCGCCAGAACCCATCGAGCCAGCACTACCGGATGAGGAAGAAGATACTTCGATTTCTCAAAGACTAGAAGAACGGCTAAAAAGACGGAATGCCTCCGAAGAACAGGAAAAACAGCGGTTGACGGCTGCCTTAGAGGAAAACACCACCCTTATTCGAGATCCGGCCTTGTTCACCCTCTATGCCTTTATGAATTATACGGGCTATGAAGAAGAAAATAATCCGGCAGGATTTCATCCAGTACGCAAAGCCATATTGAAAGACCTGAAAGCCATGGATTTACAGTTAACAGAACCCAGATACTATCGGCAAAAAGGGTTGCCTTATAGCAAATATATTTCCGCTTTATCAGAAATGGATAACCGGTTACGATACAAAGAACCTCGAAGGATTCAAGCCTTGCTACCAGAATTGGCGGAACTGGATCAACGGTTACAGGAATTTTCAGAGCAGGCAGATATTCTTACCCTCTACGAAAAATACCGGGAAGAATACCTGCAGGCCATTGCCATGTATCATCCGGAAATGTATGCGTTTCTGGCTCAATACACCCAATTTCTCCGGGTATCCCCCCAGGAAGTGCCAGAATTTTACTTTGTCGTCAATCTACAGGAATCCTACTGGCGTGGCTATTTTCTGGTAGAAAATTACGGCCCTTTAGACAATGCTTCGATCATGGTATTAGGACCTTCGGATCAGATGAATCACCGCTTATTGGCCCATGAATACTTGCACAGCATTCTCACGCCCATTCATGCCGATTTGGCAGAGGAAATCGAAAGCCTTTCCCATATGATGCGAAAAGTGCCTCAAGGAAGTCAGGCCCGTAACGCCGTTTACGATACCTGGTTTACCATTTTTGATGAATCCATGATCCGCGCCCTAGATAGCTGGTTTGTCAACACCAACCAAGAAGAACTGATTCGTCAGGAAGTGGAAGCAGGTTTTATACTAACGGAATATTTTTATCATCGATTCCAAGAAGACTGGGAAGATTTTCATGGAACCCTGGAGGATTTCATCCGAGAGATGATCCGGGATTTACAGTAA
- a CDS encoding efflux RND transporter permease subunit: protein MTKWCIENRSLVFVLSLFVFFFGLATYATMERQENPDVVAPGATVKTIYPGATPEDIEKYIVKPLEEKIDEITEVDQILSYSLDNVGVIIVRLEDMSDDDINEAWTELHQRVGEADLPEQAWDPEIDTDLIDTYGMLLTLSSPHHEDRQMKEFADDIKDDLERIDGVSVVDINGFTEDEIQVKLDLIRMRNMGITVTDIGTAMKARNVNIPGGNLDLSGLRIPVTITGEYQNAEEVRNTVVGMSDEGNIIYLRDVADVVETMGERETYVAGNGDNALLLSLKYAEGQNIVRVGENIREYLETKEQELPEGMGLTVVTDQADYVNDAIKTFQRNLMSAVVLVVLAVMASMGAKSALVVSSAIPITVMATFAFMRFTDIILHQVSISSLILCLGLMVANAIVANDSMYLYMSKGMERKEAIIHGIREVRIPILTSTLTTVASFMPLLLMEGVAGKFVRSLPILVTVALLCSFLLSITVIPAMGYTFLTTEDVQKQQKSNGNGKGVLHRIQGRFLKIYRGLLDNALKRPKSAISLAMVFLILSAMVVPTLGLQLFPFVERDQYVIDVILAEGSSLDKTRQAAIEIERILDEEPTIDTFMSKTGDGIPKFYPSFVPHQIATNRSQFIVNGRIDTMDQVHRRLEESIPGARIEVKRLENAVPVGLPVQVRISGEDVDVLRNTANEAKEILRTIEEGHHVQDDYGNEVLKMVVDVEQDKASMVGLSTYDVASTVRMALNGVEITKIKPKDSEDDIPVVVQIPTEERHRVEVLENIFVTSQITGENIPLQQVASIDNEFSLSRILRRDRDRTITAGLYPRTGVSAAELLDIVEERMEEAGFEVPAGYTLEYGGENEDRAEAFESLVGPFFLAMALIYIILMFQFMDLRQPLIIMGTIPLSFIGVIWGLKVTGYPLGFMALMGTVSLMGIVVNNGIVLLDYINLLVGQGKNVDEAIPEACETRLRPIMIGMITTVIGLVPMALFGGDLWAPLAYAIIFGLVISSMLTTLIIPAAFKVGYNRDRSKTLIGRLFAPKDKTVKE from the coding sequence ATGACAAAATGGTGCATTGAAAACCGAAGCCTGGTTTTTGTCCTCTCCCTTTTTGTGTTTTTCTTTGGACTGGCAACCTACGCCACCATGGAACGACAGGAAAATCCGGATGTAGTAGCTCCCGGCGCCACCGTAAAAACCATTTATCCCGGCGCCACTCCGGAAGATATAGAAAAATATATTGTCAAACCCTTAGAAGAAAAAATTGATGAAATTACAGAAGTAGATCAGATTTTATCCTATTCTCTGGACAACGTAGGGGTGATCATTGTTCGGCTGGAAGATATGAGCGACGATGATATTAACGAAGCCTGGACAGAACTTCACCAACGGGTAGGAGAAGCTGATCTGCCAGAGCAAGCCTGGGATCCGGAAATAGACACAGATCTGATCGACACCTACGGCATGCTCTTAACCCTAAGCAGTCCTCATCATGAAGACCGGCAAATGAAAGAATTTGCTGACGATATCAAAGACGATCTGGAACGAATCGACGGCGTTTCCGTAGTAGACATCAATGGTTTTACAGAAGATGAAATTCAGGTAAAACTGGATCTGATTCGTATGCGTAACATGGGCATTACAGTTACGGATATTGGCACCGCCATGAAAGCTAGAAATGTCAACATACCCGGCGGGAATCTGGACCTTTCCGGCCTGCGGATCCCTGTTACCATTACCGGAGAATATCAAAATGCAGAAGAGGTTCGAAACACAGTAGTAGGAATGTCCGATGAAGGCAATATTATCTACTTGCGGGATGTTGCTGACGTCGTGGAAACCATGGGCGAAAGAGAGACCTATGTGGCCGGTAACGGTGACAATGCCTTACTGCTCAGCTTGAAATATGCCGAAGGGCAAAACATTGTCCGGGTAGGGGAAAATATCCGGGAATACCTGGAAACCAAAGAACAAGAGTTGCCGGAAGGCATGGGACTGACCGTGGTGACAGACCAGGCAGACTATGTGAACGATGCCATTAAAACGTTTCAACGCAACCTGATGTCAGCGGTAGTACTGGTCGTATTAGCGGTCATGGCCTCCATGGGAGCCAAAAGTGCTTTAGTGGTATCCTCGGCTATTCCGATTACCGTCATGGCTACCTTTGCCTTTATGCGATTTACGGACATTATTTTACACCAGGTGTCCATTTCTTCGCTGATCCTGTGCCTAGGACTGATGGTGGCCAACGCTATTGTGGCCAACGACAGCATGTACCTGTACATGAGCAAGGGAATGGAACGAAAAGAAGCCATCATTCATGGAATCCGGGAAGTTAGGATCCCAATCCTGACCTCTACCCTAACCACCGTAGCTTCTTTTATGCCACTGCTATTAATGGAAGGGGTTGCCGGTAAATTTGTTCGAAGCTTACCCATTCTGGTGACCGTTGCCTTATTATGCTCCTTCCTCTTGTCAATTACGGTGATTCCAGCCATGGGATATACCTTTTTAACCACAGAAGATGTTCAGAAGCAACAAAAAAGCAATGGCAATGGAAAAGGAGTTTTACACCGGATACAGGGAAGATTCCTTAAAATATACCGAGGCCTGCTGGACAACGCTCTGAAACGACCGAAAAGCGCCATTTCTTTAGCCATGGTATTTCTGATCCTCAGCGCTATGGTAGTACCCACCTTAGGATTGCAACTCTTCCCCTTTGTGGAAAGAGATCAGTATGTCATCGATGTGATTTTGGCTGAGGGTAGCAGTTTGGATAAAACCCGACAGGCGGCCATCGAAATAGAAAGAATTTTGGACGAGGAACCAACCATCGACACCTTTATGAGCAAAACCGGCGATGGGATTCCTAAGTTCTATCCTTCCTTTGTGCCACATCAGATTGCTACCAACCGATCTCAGTTTATCGTGAATGGTCGTATTGACACCATGGATCAGGTTCATCGACGACTGGAAGAAAGTATTCCAGGAGCCCGGATAGAAGTGAAACGCTTGGAAAATGCGGTACCGGTAGGACTGCCGGTACAGGTGCGTATTAGCGGAGAAGATGTGGATGTGCTTCGGAATACAGCCAATGAAGCCAAAGAAATCCTTCGCACCATTGAAGAAGGCCACCATGTTCAGGACGATTATGGAAACGAAGTACTGAAAATGGTCGTGGATGTAGAACAAGACAAGGCCAGTATGGTGGGTCTTAGCACTTACGACGTAGCCAGTACCGTTCGAATGGCCTTAAACGGAGTGGAAATCACCAAAATCAAACCCAAAGATTCAGAGGACGATATCCCTGTGGTAGTTCAAATACCTACCGAAGAACGACATCGGGTAGAAGTGTTGGAAAACATTTTCGTTACTTCGCAAATCACAGGAGAAAACATTCCTTTGCAACAGGTAGCCAGTATCGATAACGAGTTTAGCCTTAGTCGAATCCTGCGAAGAGACAGAGACCGAACCATTACAGCTGGTCTGTATCCCAGAACCGGGGTGTCGGCGGCCGAACTATTGGATATTGTAGAAGAGCGGATGGAAGAAGCCGGTTTTGAAGTGCCGGCCGGTTATACCCTGGAGTATGGGGGAGAGAATGAAGATCGGGCAGAAGCTTTTGAGTCTCTGGTCGGCCCCTTCTTCCTGGCCATGGCCCTCATCTATATCATTCTTATGTTCCAGTTTATGGATCTAAGACAACCGCTGATTATCATGGGGACCATTCCTCTATCCTTTATCGGTGTCATTTGGGGACTTAAAGTCACCGGCTATCCCCTGGGCTTTATGGCGCTGATGGGAACCGTCAGCCTGATGGGAATTGTGGTGAACAACGGTATTGTTCTGCTAGACTATATTAACCTGTTAGTAGGGCAAGGCAAAAATGTGGATGAAGCCATTCCAGAAGCCTGCGAAACAAGACTGAGACCCATTATGATCGGAATGATTACTACGGTCATCGGACTGGTGCCTATGGCCCTGTTTGGAGGAGATTTATGGGCACCACTGGCCTATGCCATTATCTTTGGATTGGTCATCTCTTCTATGCTGACCACCTTGATTATTCCGGCAGCCTTTAAAGTCGGATACAACAGAGACCGTTCCAAGACATTGATTGGACGCTTGTTTGCCCCAAAAGATAAAACCGTGAAAGAATAA
- a CDS encoding septum formation initiator family protein has protein sequence MARRRKKSSLSRKIFWIVVILLALNPIRTWYTQEQERRELEELHHHAQKQVESLEEEIEALRYTLEHITEDEYIEAMARQNLRMVREDEWVLVDIQQRENQ, from the coding sequence ATGGCTCGGAGAAGAAAAAAATCTTCCTTAAGCCGAAAAATCTTTTGGATCGTGGTGATTCTACTGGCGCTCAATCCGATTCGAACCTGGTATACCCAAGAACAGGAACGGAGAGAACTGGAAGAATTACATCATCATGCGCAAAAGCAGGTGGAATCCTTGGAAGAAGAAATTGAAGCCCTTCGCTACACGTTGGAACATATCACAGAAGATGAATACATAGAAGCCATGGCTCGCCAGAACCTCAGAATGGTTCGGGAAGATGAGTGGGTACTGGTGGATATTCAACAGCGGGAAAACCAATAA
- a CDS encoding efflux RND transporter periplasmic adaptor subunit, which produces MKIKQLRVQKVLLLLLVALALPLNACGRSDVAETESPTRPVQVQAVETEEIRKELEISGNVKPSQMVRAGFKVEGLIEHVYVEAGDRVQPGQPLMRLETQDYDLNVDANLAQYEALRRKAESAIPSKVNQAQAQLEFIEAQYDRMTTLHQQGVVSAKDLEEIETKYTVAQNQYQEALDAYEITEKELRRAQRALDLAQSKLEDTVLTSPIAATVLRTTFEAGETIAPGHPTVILGVLDTMEVEIGVPDTIVSRIDIGESVSVFLYGLDREVEGVITNIDPVADQKTRTFGVQIEIDNSDGEIRPGMLAKVALASSEKSAIMVPVNCVNNLPEGSYLFVYQEDGTVEQRTVELGEIYGDRIQVLSGLTDGEKVVVEGQYQLTDGQTVNAGKADAQ; this is translated from the coding sequence ATGAAGATAAAACAATTAAGGGTACAAAAGGTACTGCTCTTGTTACTGGTAGCCTTGGCATTACCCTTAAATGCCTGCGGAAGATCTGATGTGGCAGAAACAGAAAGCCCTACCAGACCGGTACAGGTACAGGCCGTAGAAACGGAAGAAATTAGAAAAGAACTGGAAATCAGTGGTAATGTGAAACCCTCCCAGATGGTACGGGCCGGGTTTAAAGTGGAAGGCCTCATTGAACATGTGTATGTGGAGGCTGGGGACAGAGTGCAGCCGGGGCAGCCTTTAATGCGGTTGGAAACCCAGGATTATGATCTGAATGTCGATGCAAACCTGGCTCAATATGAAGCATTGCGACGAAAAGCAGAAAGTGCGATTCCGTCCAAAGTGAACCAGGCTCAGGCTCAGTTAGAATTTATTGAAGCCCAGTATGATCGAATGACCACCCTTCATCAGCAAGGTGTTGTTTCCGCAAAAGATCTGGAAGAAATAGAAACCAAATACACAGTAGCTCAGAACCAATACCAGGAAGCATTAGATGCCTACGAGATTACGGAAAAAGAACTGCGAAGAGCCCAACGAGCCTTAGATCTTGCCCAGTCCAAACTGGAAGATACCGTGCTTACCAGCCCCATTGCAGCTACGGTTCTGCGCACTACCTTCGAAGCCGGAGAAACCATTGCACCAGGTCACCCAACCGTGATCTTAGGCGTGCTGGACACCATGGAAGTGGAAATAGGGGTACCGGATACCATTGTGAGCCGGATTGATATCGGAGAATCCGTATCTGTTTTTCTTTATGGCCTTGACCGGGAAGTAGAGGGCGTTATTACCAATATTGATCCGGTAGCTGATCAGAAAACCAGAACCTTTGGCGTACAAATAGAAATTGACAACAGCGACGGAGAAATCCGCCCCGGAATGCTGGCGAAAGTAGCACTGGCTTCCAGTGAAAAAAGCGCCATCATGGTACCGGTAAACTGTGTGAACAACTTACCGGAAGGATCCTATCTTTTCGTATATCAGGAAGATGGAACGGTAGAACAGCGCACCGTAGAACTGGGAGAGATTTACGGTGATCGCATTCAGGTTCTAAGTGGCCTTACCGACGGCGAAAAAGTCGTGGTGGAAGGTCAGTATCAGTTGACAGATGGTCAGACCGTCAACGCTGGAAAGGCTGATGCCCAATGA
- a CDS encoding S1 domain-containing RNA-binding protein encodes MPVQVGKIIEGTVAGITNFGAFIDLGEGKTGLVHISEVADDYVKDIREFIKDKQKVKVKVLSINDDGKISLSIRQAQEKKKSTAPTELDWSSPSKTSQTESLEDKISKFMKDSEEKMQGNKNRVKQVRRNTGGGSRE; translated from the coding sequence ATGCCGGTTCAGGTGGGAAAAATAATTGAAGGTACAGTAGCAGGAATCACCAATTTTGGTGCGTTTATCGATTTGGGCGAAGGAAAAACAGGGCTGGTTCACATTTCAGAGGTAGCCGATGACTATGTAAAAGATATTCGCGAATTTATTAAGGACAAACAAAAGGTCAAAGTAAAGGTGCTTTCCATTAATGATGATGGAAAAATCAGTCTGTCCATTCGCCAGGCTCAGGAAAAGAAAAAAAGCACAGCACCAACAGAGTTGGACTGGAGCTCTCCTTCCAAAACCAGTCAGACAGAATCTCTGGAAGATAAAATTAGTAAATTCATGAAAGATAGCGAAGAAAAGATGCAAGGCAATAAGAACCGGGTCAAACAGGTTCGACGCAATACCGGCGGTGGGAGCAGGGAATAA
- a CDS encoding LPXTG cell wall anchor domain-containing protein — protein MRRNQKWQITLSLILVLLLAFGSSLAAFGDTDDENGQESNQENSQESNQESSDEGTENDQPSSDTANESGDTNNESSDTANENADAIDDNENSESEGESSEEETKESQMESHFPNKDEIGNDEKSATETEVKNQEKEHKDENGQKNKEQEEKNQSKNGDEEPGIAASVFQSTGLLELEAASEPIQVDLHAPHRGVNSEDPKDSGGDPISIGDADGGLTEKVVWHFVLNQIPTGYTPSEIHATFQDSGTKTDSGSPVGNGQLQHFFIGTVDHDTLLNAYVLLIAEESGGEILLSIPSNNQGKGQAQGPGSMLVLSHLRIKDEEPGTELFDLIINKIMLKADGDEITDYEGDAFTVELYRVDGESQVIENPNEPNYVFETIMPGFNTLTGIEAGTYKIMEVIDENDAFEWLEAEQGVMVIIPDCDNDQDEGIQTMVIAPPVCQTAVATIRNQLKEDTDDETEEDTDGETDEDTDEDTDQNTDEDVDGETDEDVDEEIIIDEEETPAGGGGGGGTTTPPVEIIETDETTDDIIELEPIAIPEGTPEAIEATETEITIPDRVIPEGAPEPVEPSEIIILDEEIPLGVPVLPQTGEGNPLFFYLAGLLLAGTGLVMKSRYSG, from the coding sequence ATGAGAAGAAATCAGAAGTGGCAAATAACATTAAGTTTGATACTCGTCTTACTCTTGGCCTTTGGAAGCAGCTTGGCCGCCTTTGGAGATACAGATGATGAAAATGGGCAAGAAAGCAACCAAGAAAATAGCCAAGAAAGCAACCAGGAATCAAGTGATGAAGGGACAGAAAACGATCAGCCTTCATCAGATACTGCCAATGAGAGCGGAGACACTAACAATGAGAGTAGTGATACTGCCAATGAGAACGCAGATGCTATCGATGATAATGAGAACTCAGAAAGTGAAGGTGAGAGTTCGGAAGAAGAAACAAAGGAATCTCAGATGGAAAGCCATTTTCCAAACAAGGATGAAATAGGAAATGATGAAAAATCAGCAACAGAAACAGAGGTGAAAAACCAGGAAAAAGAACACAAGGATGAAAATGGCCAGAAGAACAAGGAACAGGAGGAGAAAAATCAATCAAAAAATGGTGATGAAGAGCCAGGGATCGCAGCCAGTGTATTTCAATCAACCGGTTTGTTAGAGTTGGAAGCTGCTTCGGAACCGATTCAAGTAGATCTTCATGCACCACATCGAGGGGTTAATTCGGAAGATCCTAAGGATAGTGGCGGAGATCCAATTAGTATTGGTGATGCTGACGGAGGATTAACGGAAAAAGTGGTATGGCATTTTGTACTAAACCAGATTCCGACAGGGTACACCCCTTCAGAGATTCATGCTACTTTCCAGGATTCCGGAACAAAAACAGATAGTGGAAGCCCAGTGGGAAATGGTCAGTTGCAACATTTCTTTATCGGCACCGTTGATCATGATACGCTGCTTAACGCATACGTTTTATTAATAGCAGAAGAGAGTGGTGGAGAAATCTTACTTTCAATCCCATCAAACAATCAAGGAAAAGGTCAAGCTCAGGGACCAGGTTCAATGTTGGTCTTAAGCCATCTTAGAATTAAAGATGAAGAGCCAGGAACGGAATTGTTTGATTTAATTATTAATAAAATAATGTTGAAAGCTGATGGGGATGAGATAACAGATTATGAAGGCGATGCCTTTACGGTTGAGCTTTACCGGGTGGACGGCGAAAGTCAGGTTATTGAAAACCCTAATGAACCAAATTACGTTTTCGAAACCATTATGCCGGGATTCAACACGTTGACAGGAATTGAGGCAGGAACTTATAAGATAATGGAAGTAATTGATGAAAATGATGCTTTTGAATGGTTAGAAGCTGAGCAGGGAGTTATGGTTATCATACCAGATTGCGATAACGATCAGGATGAAGGGATTCAAACAATGGTGATAGCACCTCCTGTTTGCCAGACGGCTGTTGCTACTATTAGGAACCAGTTAAAAGAAGACACAGATGACGAAACTGAAGAAGATACAGACGGTGAGACGGATGAAGATACCGACGAAGACACCGACCAAAATACAGACGAAGATGTAGATGGTGAAACAGACGAAGATGTAGACGAAGAAATTATTATTGATGAAGAAGAAACACCAGCCGGCGGCGGTGGCGGAGGTGGAACAACCACACCACCAGTAGAAATAATTGAAACAGACGAGACAACAGATGATATCATTGAATTAGAGCCGATTGCCATACCAGAAGGAACGCCGGAAGCAATAGAAGCGACAGAAACAGAAATCACTATTCCGGATAGGGTGATACCTGAAGGAGCCCCAGAACCTGTGGAACCTTCCGAAATCATTATTCTGGATGAAGAAATACCGTTAGGAGTACCGGTGTTGCCTCAAACCGGTGAAGGGAACCCCTTATTCTTCTATTTGGCCGGTTTGTTACTGGCTGGAACTGGATTAGTCATGAAAAGTCGATATAGTGGGTAA